TACTGTCCGTTGTGGACAGACTGGCGACGGCAGGCCTGCTGACCCGGCGACGCGAGAACGAAACCGTCGCCGAGGTGCTCCGCGAGCTGAACGTGAAGGGCGCGCTCGCCGATCCTGCGGGCACGCTTTCGGGTGGCAACCAGCAGAAAATCGTGCTCGGCCGGGCGCTGCTCACCGAGCCGGAACTGCTGCTGCTCGACGAGCCCACCCGAGGTGTCGACGTCGGCGCGAAGGCGGAGATCTACCAGCTGCTGGCCGCCGCAGCCGCGCGTGGCATCGGCGTGCTGCTCGCGTCGTCCGAACCCGCCGAGCTGGTCGGGCTGTGCGACCGCGTGGTCGTCCTGCACGAAGGCCGCGGCGGCCAGGAGCTCGACACGCACGACGCCGGGGAGGCCGAGCTGCTCGCCGCGGCGATGGGCGGCGCCGCGACGAGAGGGATCCGATGACCGCCACCGAATTCCTGCCCGGCCGGGTCGCGAACGCGCTGTTCCGCTTCCAGAGCCTGTTCGGCCTGGTCCTCGTGCTCGCCGCGGCGATCGCGTTTTCGCCGTCCCACGACGGCTTCCCGGATTTTCTCACCAGCGACAACCTCTTCAACGTCGTCCGCGCGATCTCCGAGATCGGCATCATCGCCGTCGGTATGACGTTCGTGATCCTCATCGGCGGGATCGACCTGTCGGTCGGCGCGGTGCTCGGGCTCGCCGCGGTCGGCTCGGCGGTCCTGCTGGTCGACGACGGCCTCGGGGTGCTCCCGGCCGTGCTCGTCGTGCTGGCCGCGGGCCTGGTCTTCGGTCTGCTGCAAGGGATCGCGTCGGCGGTGTTCGGCATCCAGGCGTTCATCGTCACCCTGGCCGGGCTGCAGGTCGCTCGCGGGCTCGCCCGGATCTGGTCGGGCGGGCAGGGCGTGCAGATCTCCTACGGCGACGGCCCCGGCGAGGCCCCGGTCGCGTTCTCCCTGCTCGGCGAACGGACGTTCAACGGGCTGGTGCCGATCCCGGCGGTGATCTTCGCCGTGGTCGCCGTCGCGGCCATCGCGTTCCTGCGCACCAGCGCGTTCGCCCGGCACGTCTACGCGATCGGCGGCAACGAGAAGGCCGCGCGCCTGTCCGGCGTCGCCGTCACGCGGGTCAAGGTGCTGGTCTACGGCCTGAGCGGGCTGCTGGCCGCGCTCGCCGGGATCATCCACGCCGGCCAGCTGAACCAGGGCAGCCCGAACGACGGCAGCGGCTACGAGCTCGACGCCATCGCCGCCGTCGTGATCGGCGGCACCGCGCTGTCCGGCGGCCGCGGCTCGGTGTCCGGCACCGTCGCCGGCGCGCTCCTGCTGGGCGTGCTCAACAACATCCTGGCGCTCACCGGCGTCGACCCGAACGTGCAGCTGCTGATCAAGGGCCTGGTGATCGTCGCCGCCGCCGGACTGCAGCGGCTGCGTCCGGTGTCTTGACCGCGAAAGAGGGGAAGAAGGAATGTCCGGAAAGCACTGGGCGATCCTCGTGCTCGTCCTGGCCGCGACTGCCTGCGGCACCACGCACGAGAACTCCGGCCAGGGCGCTTCGACGTCCGCGCCGGCCTGCAAGGGCAAGGACGGCAAGTACACCATCGGGGTCAGCCAGGCCAACCTCGGCGAGCCGTACCGCAAGCAGATGGACGACGACATCGCCCGGGCGGCGAAGCAGTACCCGCAGTTCACCGTCGAGTTCGCCGACGCGCAGCAGGACAACGCCAAGCAGGTCGCCGACGTCGAAAACTTCCTGACCCGGCGGATCGACCTGCTGGTCATCAGCCCGAACGAGGCGACCCCGCTGACGGCGGTGGTGAAGAAGGCCTACGACAAGGGCATCCCGGTCCTGGTGCTGGACCGCAAGGTCGACGGCGACGCGTACACGCAGTGGATCGGCGCGGACAACGTCGACATCGGACGGCAGGCCGGGCAGTACCTGGCGGACGAGATCCTGCCGCGGGGCGGGAAGATTGCCGAGATTCGCGGGCTCGCCGGGTCCACCCCGGCCAAGGAACGCCAGGACGGCTTCGCGAAGGGCATCGAGGGCCGCGGCATCGACATCGTGACCACTGTGGATGCTGACTGGTTGCGCGAGAAGGCCCAGCAGCAGGCGGACGCGATCTTCAAGGCGCACCCGGAGATCCAGGCCGTCTACGCCCAGAACGACCCGATGGCCGAAGGCGCCTACCTCGCCGCGAAGGCGGCCGGCCTGGATCAGAAGGTCAAGTTCCTCGGCATCGACGGCCTGCCGATCCCGCCCGGTGGGATCAAGGCGGTCGAAGCGGGCCGCCTCGCGGCGACGTTCGTCTACCCGACGGGCGGCCGCGAAGCGGTGGCGTCGGCGAAGAGCATCCTGCTCGACTGCGCCAGGCCACCGAAGACGCAGCTGCTGCCGACGCAGCTCGTCACCCGGGCGAACGCCGCCGAGGTGTACGCGAAAGCCAACCGCTGAGCGCGGCCCACGAAAGGATTCCGCATGGCACGCATCGGCTTGATCAGCCTCTCCGACGGCCGCGACTACGTCCACAGTGGAATCGTGGGTTTCGTCCGCGGCACCGAGGACAGGCTGGCCGCGGCCCTCGCCGAAGCGGGCCACGAGGTCGTCCGGGCTTCGGC
This window of the Amycolatopsis balhimycina FH 1894 genome carries:
- a CDS encoding ABC transporter permease; its protein translation is MTATEFLPGRVANALFRFQSLFGLVLVLAAAIAFSPSHDGFPDFLTSDNLFNVVRAISEIGIIAVGMTFVILIGGIDLSVGAVLGLAAVGSAVLLVDDGLGVLPAVLVVLAAGLVFGLLQGIASAVFGIQAFIVTLAGLQVARGLARIWSGGQGVQISYGDGPGEAPVAFSLLGERTFNGLVPIPAVIFAVVAVAAIAFLRTSAFARHVYAIGGNEKAARLSGVAVTRVKVLVYGLSGLLAALAGIIHAGQLNQGSPNDGSGYELDAIAAVVIGGTALSGGRGSVSGTVAGALLLGVLNNILALTGVDPNVQLLIKGLVIVAAAGLQRLRPVS
- a CDS encoding substrate-binding domain-containing protein, which codes for MSGKHWAILVLVLAATACGTTHENSGQGASTSAPACKGKDGKYTIGVSQANLGEPYRKQMDDDIARAAKQYPQFTVEFADAQQDNAKQVADVENFLTRRIDLLVISPNEATPLTAVVKKAYDKGIPVLVLDRKVDGDAYTQWIGADNVDIGRQAGQYLADEILPRGGKIAEIRGLAGSTPAKERQDGFAKGIEGRGIDIVTTVDADWLREKAQQQADAIFKAHPEIQAVYAQNDPMAEGAYLAAKAAGLDQKVKFLGIDGLPIPPGGIKAVEAGRLAATFVYPTGGREAVASAKSILLDCARPPKTQLLPTQLVTRANAAEVYAKANR